One window of Acropora palmata chromosome 1, jaAcrPala1.3, whole genome shotgun sequence genomic DNA carries:
- the LOC141884638 gene encoding 26S proteasome non-ATPase regulatory subunit 5-like, whose translation MAAKTCEEIAQRISTSTGEELLEALQDLSALLNSPSYNLRDVAPLVPAYLLFACLNTKNEEQILLCKGILKKLMSVEKADAIIRNYRDFVIEGLNHPVFEVRELCLSELERCSSSINGLLALLDNVDVLVYTSRSLSDEDLACAKLATKIISNIAKHDSGLDILFQNQIQSEFEALLEKKDVVRFRVYELFVIIQSLSDEAFQCCKNSGILGKLATELDSNDILLQLNCFELLTQLADSGMNGFMFVEESGIVRRANNLLLRADSDPLMNLLLPGVIKFFGFLSQSRPEEVTQQYPAFLQKVFSFLTSHDPALRLMAIETVGAVAHSEPGLRVLFADKAHSEEVMKILGSNIKSFQGEYMTRSLEALASIFYSADLPSDDLSEVTWSLYTSLATGAQPLQLLLEISKQPFQEVHQAVLTVFKSLAKYKWAQEEMTACPGFLEYLLDRTTETDKAGKEHKYEFIVELVQSPFSKEVFEKPFYLRLREYEREGPFYVRAQAAVAFEGAD comes from the exons atggcggcgaaAACGTGTGAAGAGATCGCTCAGAGGATTTCAACTTCAACTGGTGAAGAGTTATTAGAAGCATTGCAAGATCTAAGTGCTCTTCTTAACAGCCCTTCATATAATCTCCGCGATGTAGCACCGCTCGTTCCTGCCTACTTactttttgcatgtttgaacacaaaaaatgaagaacaaattttgctgtgtaAAGGGATCTTGAAGAAATTGATGTCTGTGGAAAAAGCGGACGCAATTATAAGGAATTACCGTGACTTCGTCATTGAGGGCTTGAATCATCCTGTGTTTGAAGTCCGTGAGCTTTGTTTGAGCGAGCTGGAAAGATGCTCTTCATCTATCAACGGTCTTCTTGCTCTTTTAGACAATGTGGATGTGTTGGTTTACACAAGTCGCTCCTTGAGTGACGAGGACCTTGCATGTGCAAAACTAGCAACTAAAATTATCTCCAACATTGCAAAGCACGATTCGGGTCTTGACATCCtgtttcaaaatcaaattcagAGCGAATTTGAAGCACTTCTAGAGAAAAAGGATGTCGTTCGTTTCAGAGTGTATGAACTGTTTGTCATAATTCAGTCTTTATCTGATGAAGCATTCCAGTGCTGCAAAAACTCTGGAATTTTAGGAAAACTTGCCACAGAGCTGGATAGCAATGATATATTGCTGCAGTTAAATTGTTTTGAGCTTTTGACGCAGCTCGCTGATTCGGGGATGAATGGATTCATGTTTGTTGAAGAGAGTGGCATTGTTAGAAGGGCAAACAACTTGTTGCTAAGAGCAGACAGTGATCCACTGATGAATCTTTTGCTTCCTG GTGTCATAAAATTCTTTGGCTTCCTGTCTCAGTCAAGGCCTGAGGAGGTGACCCAGCAGTACCCAGCCTTCTTGCAGAAGGTGTTTTCCTTCCTGACATCACATGATCCTGCCCTCAGGCTAATGGCAATTGAAACAGTTGGTGCTGTAGCACACTCTGAACCTGGTTTGAGGGTATTATTTGCTGACAAAGCTCACAGTGAGGAGGTCATGAAAATCCTTGGTTCCAATATAAAGTCTTTCCAAGGTGAATACATGACTCGTTCTTTGGAGGCATTAGCATCCATATTTTATTCTGCCGACTTGCCTTCAGATGATCTGTCTGAAGTTACCTGGTCTTTATACACCTCCCTGGCCACAGGAGCTCAGCCACTTCAGCTTCTCTTGGAAATTTCCAAGCAGCCTTTTCAAGAAGTTCACCAAGCAGTTTTGACTGTGTTCAAAAGTCTTGCAAAGTACAAATGGGCACAAGAGGAAATGACAGCTTGCCCAg gTTTTCTTGAATATCTCTTGGACAGAACAACAGAAACTGACAAGGCAGGAAAAGAGCACAAGTATGAGTTCATTGTGGAGCTTGTACAGTCTCCCTTCTCAAAGGAAGTATTTGAAAAGCCGTTTTACTTACGACTTCGGGAATATGAGCGTGAAGGTCCCTTCTATGTTAGAGCACAGGCTGCCGTTGCATTTGAAGGAGCAGACTAA